Proteins encoded in a region of the Nicotiana tomentosiformis chromosome 9, ASM39032v3, whole genome shotgun sequence genome:
- the LOC138898692 gene encoding uncharacterized protein, whose amino-acid sequence MQTYYYNRPTPQDVLIEERDWNQTNMSYSGFTGQLRGWWDNYLTIDERAMVINDKATKDGIDNLGMALVANRKDAVYTLILTILEHFNDTFMSRVMELPENKLEHWKAKFIDGLPSLFAERVRKVLRGSYGEIPYTDYTYGKLIGICTHEGLNMCNELRLSRQLKMDKLKERNQLGDFCTQFGLPETSTHKKKKHKYHRYPNQDSPYRRKRSRYRSKEEREAKKAHRKTTIFTKNRSKRDLADIKCYKCEFEYSPPYSLLEVNNRLLNKNATPARDSSFDDLKIKVENLKREIKSLKQNQMICDHRITQIEKIKSPDEKSNDKNKGMMQIITAHKWYIKCTILIDNDFSITNIAMIDSGADVSCIQEGWNPPGVGEEVEVGEDRPHNPEEGHHLHDRHTDPHQTPQLYKWEEEV is encoded by the exons atgcagacttattattacaatcgtcctactcctcaagatgttttaatagaggaacgtgattggaatcagactaatatgTCTTACAGCG gttttactggccaacttcgtggctggtgggacaattatttgactatcgatgaaagggcaatggttattaatgACAAAGCCACTAAGGATGgaattgataacttaggcatggctctaGTAGCAAATAGAAAAGATGCTGTTTACActcttattcttactatattagaacacttcaatg acacatttatgagtagagtgatggaactacctgAAAATAAgcttgaacattggaaagctaagttcatagatggccttccctctttatttgctgaaagagttagaaaggttttaagaggtagttatgggGAAATTCCATACAcagactatacctatggtaagttaataggaatttgcacacatgAAGGATTAAACatgtgcaatgaattaagattgtccagacaacttaagatggataagcttaaggaaagaaaCCAATTAGGAGACTTTTGCACTCAGTTTGGTTTACCtgagacttctactcataagaagaagaagcataagtatcatagatacccaaaccaagacagtccttataggagaaagagatctagatatagatccaaagaagaacgagaagctaagaaagCCCATCGTAAGACTACtatatttaccaaaaataggtctaagagagatctagctgatattaagtgttataagtgtg aatttgaatattccccgccttattctttacttgaggttaataaccgtcttttGAACAAAAATGCAACCCctgcaagagattcttctttcgatgatttaaaaattaaagttgaaaacttaaaacgagagattaaatctcttaaacaaaatcaaatgatttgtgatcataggattactcagattgagaaaatcaaatCTCCAgatgagaaatctaatgataaaaacaaag gaatgatgcaaattattactgctcataaatggtatattaaatgtactattctcattgataatgaTTTCTCTATTACAAACAttgctatgattgatagtggagcagatgttagctgcattcaagaag gatggaacccccctggggtaggggaagaggtagaggttggggaagatcgTCCCCACAACCCAGAGGAAGGCCATCACCTTCatgatcgtcatacggatcctcatcaaactccccagttatacaaatgggaagaagaagtttag